A genomic region of Anas acuta chromosome 1, bAnaAcu1.1, whole genome shotgun sequence contains the following coding sequences:
- the LOC137849763 gene encoding histone H2B 5-like — protein MPEPAKSTSAPKKGSKKAVTKTQKKGDKKRHKSRKESYSIYVYKVLKQVHPDTGISSKAMGIMNSFVNDIFERIAGEASRLAHYNKRSTITSREIQTAVRLLLPGELAKHAVSEGTKAVTKYTSSK, from the coding sequence ATGCCAGAGCCAGCCAAGTCCACTTCTGCCCCCAAAAAGGGCTCCAAGAAAGCCGTGACGAAGACCCAGAAGAAGGGCGACAAGAAGCGGCACAAGAGCAGGAAGGAGAGCTACTCCATCTACGTCTACAAGGTGCTGAAGCAGGTCCACCCTGACACCGGCATCTCCTCCAAGGCCATGGGCATCATGAACTCCTTTGTCAACGACATCTTCGAGCGCATCGCCGGCGAGGCGTCGCGCCTGGCGCACTACAACAAGCGCTCCACCATCACCTCGCGGGAGATCCAGACGGCCGTGCGCCTGCTGCTGCCGGGGGAGCTGGCCAAGCACGCCGTCTCTGAGGGCACCAAGGCTGTCACCAAGTACACGAGCTCCAAGTAG